aagaattttaaaaaatataataaaaataaaagagagaaaaaaaaatatcaattttaaaaataaaaaatcagaaaatgaTTAATCATATTGACTAAGAGTGTGATGaccaattatttcaaaaattagcACCCTAAATATTGGGCTTTATTAGGcccatcttttcttttatgggcTTATTAGGcccatcttttcttttatgggcTATATTAGGCCCATCTCTTATTTTATGGGCCTTGtgaatgaaaatgtattttggttttttattaaattaataaaaattctaaacaaaaaggggaaaaagttACCAATATAatccataaataaaataccaaTGATGAagattaaagttttttttatttatttttatttttaatatatttaattctctCCCACTGCTAACCCACTTCTAAAATCCCTAACACATcaccataataataatatattattattattattattattattattatttattaataaataataataataataataataataaataaactttttcaGCTTTCATGTGTAACGGTTGATCCTAACTGAAGTTTTTGGACCACAAAGAAACCCATAAAAAATTGGTACAACTTGGAGCAACCTTAATTATAATGCCTAAGGACTTGGCCTAGATTGTTGTGAAAGccattctttttcatcttcattattcactttattttcaattctcGAACATTCAATCAATCAGGGTTCGTATCATTCAGTcggaataaaaaataaattgaaagtcGGAGAAAATCTTCCATTTGAGTCGTTTAATTAAATTCGATACTCGATAGTTCGGTTTAAGTCATTTCACTTGTAACAACCAAACCTCACTACTAACCGATATCGTCCATTTTGACCTGTTAAGTGTGGCTATTaacctcaaagttttaaaatgtgtctattagggGAGAGATTGTTACACCTTTACAGGGagtgtttcattctctcgcCCAGCATCTTGTGGATCTTcagttggagaaagaaacgaacgAACCgaaacaaaggaaaaggtGAGTTTGAAAAAGGGTTTTGAGGAGGGTTTGGAATTGAAAGCCCAAGCATATGGGGGATCACTTGGATCATGTGCACAAAATTGGAACCCATTATTACACCTTCACAtgattgattttatctttggTTGGCTCCAAGTGTGAAACATATGCTATGTTATCATGTTATTACCCCTTTTTATACCTTACACCAACAAGTGGTCCAAAACCCCTTTCTCATTTGCCCATTTCTCATCTCTCATTTGAATCCACCCATCATCATTAGAACCAAGATCGAGTATCTTATAGTTTATTTACATATTTCGTGTATCGTTTCTATAAGCACGCTTTAAACTTAAGGGCCGGTTGTTGATTAGCTTAATTATGACAACAATTTAGTATAACATTCGTAATCTAACTCAAAATCCTTCTCTCAATTTACACGGTAAGATTTAAGTCATATTGCAACCATACAATTCCATCTCTTGTTTATACTGTGACCTAAATCCTCAAACCTAAGAATCCATTCATGTATGAGTTAGCCCATGTTGCCTATCCATGAAGGAGAGCGTTAAGTCAATAAATCGGTCCATCAGTAGTCTCCATGGTGAAAACACTAACATCATTGACTCCAATGAAGTAAGCGGAAGACCGTCGGTAAGCTACTCTTATCTATCCTGGTGTTCGATAGTACTCATAGTATTAGTCTCAATAGCAATTCTTATAGTAGAATTAGAAATACTGACGCACGTTGTGAGCATCTTAGATAGGAAGGAACGACATTAACAGTGTGGTAGTACGATTTTATCTTAGCCAACTCTTCATTGCTTTATCCACGATTTGTTAGATTCATGAACTTCAAATGGAAAGAAGCTAAAGTACAATAATGGACTTAAATTTtcgtttttaaaaaagtaatattcttatttttaaattttttttacaatattatCGTAATtccactaaaaaaaaagtataaatttcCGTCTATCGTCTTCAACCGAAAGTGGCACGCACTTTAGCATCCTTCGCTAGCGCCTCGCCACCACTGTTGTTCGTCTTCTTTGTTGACACTTTTTTCAATTCGTATCTTGTTTGTGCACTTTATGCTCCGAAAATGGGTAATTTATGTGCCTGTCTCGCACCCAaatcaatgaagaaaaaacccaCCAAGCGCCTTCACAACCCACCTCCGACCACCAATTCTACCAAAAGATGGACCCGAGTTCGTTCTTCCAGGAAAGAAAAATCCGATGCTGTTCTGACTCAAGAGCAAGTTCTCGCCGCCGCGATTCTGTTCCAACAGCAGAATGGCCGCGACCCTTTTGATCGGACCACTTCTGTCCGGTACCCGAAATCAGGGTCGAAGAATAGCAACACTCTGCCGAGGAGCTCTAGTTCGCGGGCTCGGGCTCTTACCGATCCCCTGCTTCAGCCTCATCAGCTTGTTAGCGAGGTTGTGATTAAACCCCCTTTTTTGAActgttttgcttcttttttagttcatgAATTGATGGAGTCTCTGCATTTCGGAATGGGTTGGttgatttcatttgttttgacGCTTTCTCCTCTGTTCATGCAGAATGTAAAACTTGAGGATATAGAAACGAatcattttgttcttgtcCATGGTGGTGGCTTTGGTGCTTGGTGTTGGTATAAAACCATAGCACTTCTAGAAGAAGGGGGTTACAAAGCTACTGCCATAGATTTAGCTGGTTCTGGAGTTCATTCATTTGATCCTAATCGCATCACAAGTCTTTTGCAATATGTGCACCCGCTTACTGATTTCCTTCAAATGCTTCCTGAGGGGGAAAAGGTCTTTGAACTCATCCATTAATTCCTTTTTCAGTTCTGTTTAATGTTTCTGATGTTGTTCCTTAATCAAGTTAGAGCTTAGAGGTAAAAATCTAAAACTCGTTACGGACCAAGCCCAcaactagcatatattgtcctctttagctttcccttttggatttctccttaaagtttttaaaatgctttgTTAGGAAGATGTTTCCCCACTCCTATAAAAAGATTTCGTTATCCTCCCCAACGgatgtgatatctcacaatccaccccattcggggcctagcgtccttgctggcacttgTTTCCAGACCCCCCAATCCATCCCTTTAGAGTCCAacgttcttgttggcacacctcCTCTTGTCCACCCCTTTTTGGGCTCATCCTCCTTGCTGGAACATCGCCTTGTATATGTAATAGCTTAAGTCCacctctagtagatattgttcaatGTGGACTTTCCCGTTTGGGTTTCCTCTTCGGGTTACAAGTGCCATATACTAGAAAGGCTAGTTTTACTGAAAAAGGTTTTGTTTCCTTCCTCATATTTTGGAACTTCCTTACTCTATTCATGCAGGTTATCTTGGTGGGACATGATTTTGGCGGTGCATGTATAGCATATGCAATGGAGTTATTTCCTTTTAGAATTTCAAAAGCCATATTCATCGCTGCAGCAATGTTGAGTAATGGACAGAACACTTTAGACATGTTTTCTCAGCAGGTATGCATTCTAATCTGTTGTTAATCTGTGATTCATAGATACATGTTCTGTTGAGGTATCTGAAttgtgttgaggattgttaggaGAGGAATTCCACGTCGGCTaatcgactaattaaggggttgattatgagtttataagtaagaaatacatcttcattcgtatgaggccttttgaggaaacacaaaacaaagccatacgagctcatgctcaaagtggacaatatcataccattgtagagattcgtgattcctaactagctattagagtcatgcccttaacttagccatgtcaatagaatcatTAAacgtcgaacaaagaagttgtgagcctcgaaggtgtagtcaaaagtgtcgaacaaaacgtgtactttgttcgaggactccataaACCTTAATAGAGGGCTCTAtgttgtactttgttcgaggggaggattgttgagagaggagtcccacatcggctaattaagggaccatgctcaaagtggacaatatcataccaattTGGAgattcgtggttcctaacaaaTGGTGTCTTCTTTGCCTACTGCAGGCTGGTGCAGATGATCTAATGCGGCAGGCTCAGACATTTTCATATGCAAATGGGAACGATCGTCCTCCAACCTCTATTAATTTCGAGAAATCGTTGTTGAGGGACTTGTTTTTCAATCAATGTCCTGCCAAGGTAATGGGGTTGAGAAACATTGAATATGCATACTTTTTTCCCCATAAGCTCATAAGCTCATAAGCTAAAAGGCATGTTTGGGAGTGATTTTGGTCGTGTTCAACATTAACCGTTGCTCGTGTTCAACATTAACCATTGCTCGTGTTCTTTTGCCTCTTTCGTTTCATACTAGCTCATGGCCGTTTGTATTCATGGTCCAGGATGTGGCTCTGGCGTCTGTATCAATGAGACCGATGCCATTTGCGCCTATTTTGGAGAAGCTCTGCCTTACAGACTTAAACTATGGATTGGTCAAGCGGTTTTACATAGAAACTCCAGAAGACAATGCCATTCCCATCACATTACAGGACAGCATGATAAACAAAAGCCCCCCACAACAGGTCTTTCGGCTAAAAGGTGCAGATCATTCCCCTTTCTTCTCAAAGCCTCAAGCTCTAAACAAGCTATTGGTAGAGATCTCAAAGATCAAAACACCATCATAGCATCATTCGACTCGGAAACGACTCAGAAATCTGTGAAAATCTTCGCCCGGATCGTAAGGTCAGAACATATGAATAATGTATAGGCTCATTAAACATCAAGAACAGTAAAAGTTCTGGTTActtgattaaaaaatgaatcatGCTTCCTTTTACATTTGTATgctctttctttgtttctgtttctggGAGGATTTAGGggatttttgtttgctttccCCTTCGTCCCTAGGAATTTTTGCAGCAACAACTATATTGTTTCAAGGATAAACAATTA
This genomic window from Cucurbita pepo subsp. pepo cultivar mu-cu-16 chromosome LG01, ASM280686v2, whole genome shotgun sequence contains:
- the LOC111798983 gene encoding putative methylesterase 11, chloroplastic — translated: MGNLCACLAPKSMKKKPTKRLHNPPPTTNSTKRWTRVRSSRKEKSDAVLTQEQVLAAAILFQQQNGRDPFDRTTSVRYPKSGSKNSNTLPRSSSSRARALTDPLLQPHQLVSENVKLEDIETNHFVLVHGGGFGAWCWYKTIALLEEGGYKATAIDLAGSGVHSFDPNRITSLLQYVHPLTDFLQMLPEGEKVILVGHDFGGACIAYAMELFPFRISKAIFIAAAMLSNGQNTLDMFSQQAGADDLMRQAQTFSYANGNDRPPTSINFEKSLLRDLFFNQCPAKDVALASVSMRPMPFAPILEKLCLTDLNYGLVKRFYIETPEDNAIPITLQDSMINKSPPQQVFRLKGADHSPFFSKPQALNKLLVEISKIKTPS